The nucleotide sequence ACGCCTTCGCTCCCGCCGCCTCCCCGGTCGCCGTCTTCGCCCTGCGCGCCATCGTTCCCGTCTCCTCCCGGGCTCGGGCCCGGGTCAGGGTCCGAGCAGATCGATCAGGAAGGGAATCAGCGGCAGATCGGCCGGCGGCATCGGCAGGTCGCGCAAGGTCCCCGGACGCATCCAGCGCAGCGCCTGCGCCTCGCGCGGCTGCGGAAACCCTTCCCAGCGCCGGCAGATGTAGAGCGGCATCAGCAGGTGGAAATCCGGGTAGGCGTGGCTGGCGAAGGTCAGCGGCGCGAGGCAGGGCTCCTCGACCGCGATGCCGAGCTCCTCGGCGAGTTCGCGGATCAGCGTCTCCTCCGGCCGCTCGCCGGGCTCGACCTTGCCGCCGGGAAACTCCCACAGGCCGGCGAGCGTCTTGCCCTCCGGGCGCCGGGCCATCAGCACCCGCCCGTCGGCATCGACCAGGGCCGCTGCGACGACGAGCACGAGCTTGAGGGGCATCGCGCTCATCGGCCGATCGCGAACACCGCCTCGACCTCCGCCGAGGTCTCGATCGCGCCGGCCTCGACCGGCACGGCGGTGCGGCCGCGCGGTGCCGCGGCCTTGGCCATGGCGAGGCCGTAGGGCATCGGACGGGGCGCCTCGGCGCGCGGCGGCGCGTCGATCGAGAGGACGGAACCGAGCTTCACCCCGCTCGCCTCGGCGATGCGCTCGGCCTGGGCCCTGGCATCCTTGACGGCGGCGACCTGCACCGCCACTTCCGCCGCCGCCGGATCGCGCAGGCCGAAGCCGATGCCCTGGATCCGGTTGGCGCCGGAATCGAGGGCGCGCCGCATCAGCTCGCCGAGCTTGCCCATCTCCGCCAGGTGTACCCGCACGCGGTTGCCCGCGGTGTAGCCGTCGTCCCGCTCGCCCGTGGTCCCGTCGGACTGGCGGATCGTCCTCGTCCGCGGCTGGAGGGTGATCGAGGAGGTGCCGATATCGGCCTCGGCCACGCCCATCTCCCTGGCGGCGGCGATGATGCCGGTGGCGGTCTGGCTCGCCGCGTCGAGGGCGGCGGCCGGGGTGGCGCCGCGGCTCTCGACCCCGATATCGACCGAGGCGAAGTCGGGGGCGATCTCCTGCGAGGCCCGGCCGATCACGCGGATGCGGCCGGCCTCGTCGTCGGCCGCGGCCGGGGCGCTCGCGATCGTGAGGACGAGGAGCGGTGCGGCGAGGAGGCTGGGCTTCACGAGCGGTAATCCCCGTTGATGGCGACGTAGGCCTTGGTGAGGTCGCAGGTCCAGACGCGGGCGCGGCCCTGGCCGAGGCCGAGTTCGACGCGCACCGTGATCTCGGGCCGCCGCATCACGGCGCTGGCCGCCGCCTCGCTGTAATCGGGATCGCGCGCCCCCCGCACGGCGACGCGCACGTCGCCGAACCAGATCGCGAGGCGGTCGCGGTCGGCGGGCTCGCCGGCCTTGCCGACCGCCATGACGACGCGGCCCCAATTCGCGTCCTCGCCGGCCACGGCGGTCTTCACCAGCGGCGAGTTGGCGATCGACAGGGCGATGCGGTGGGCGGACGGATCGCTCTCGGCGCCCTCGACCTCGACGGTGACGAGCTTGGTCGCGCCCTCGCCGTCCCGGGCGACGAGCTGCGCCAGTTCGACCAGGAGATCGTCGAGCGCCGCGCGGAAACCGGCGAGGCTCGGATCGTCGGCCCGCGTCACCGGGGCGTGGCCCGCCGCGCCGGTGGCGAAGAGCAGCAGCGTGTCGGAGGTCGAGGTGTCGCCGTCGACCGTCACGCAGTTGAACGAGGTCCGGGTGCCCGCGCTCAGCAGTTCCTGAAGCACGTCCTGCGGCAGCGCCGCGTCGGTGAAGGCGAAGGAGAGCATCGTCGCCATGTCGGGGGCGATCATGCCGGCGCCCTTAGCGATGCCGTTGATCGTGACCGGCACGCCGCCGATCTCGACCCGGCGGGTGGCGAGCTTGGGGAAGGTGTCGGTGGTCATGATGGCTCTGGCCGCCTGCGCCCAGGCCTCGGCGCCGCCCTCGGCGCGCGCGGCGCAATCGGCCAGCACGCCCTCGAACTTGCGCGCGTCGAGGGGCTCGCCGATCACGCCGGTCGAGGCGATCATCACCGCCTGCGGCGCGCAAGCGGCCGCCCGGCCCGCGATCTCGGCGGTGAGCGCCACCGCCTCGCGGCCCTTCAGGCCGGTAAACGCGTTGGCGTTGCCCGAATTGACCACGAGCGCCCGCGCGCCCTTGCCCGCCTGCAGCGCGTCCCGGCACCAATCCACCGGTGCGGAGGGGCAGCGCGAGCGGGTGAAGACGCCCGCGACCGTGGTGCCCTCGGCCAGGGCCACGTAGAGCACGTCGGTGCGGTTCCTGTAGCGGATGCCCGCCTGGGCGGTGGCGAGGCGCACGCCGGGGATGTCCGGCAGGGCAGGCGTGGTGGTCGGCGCCAGCGGCGAGATTTCCGTGGATGACATCGGTCGTCGGCTCCGTCTCGTTCCCGTAACCCGACCCATCGGCCGCATCGGGAGGGGCGCCCTCGCACGCGGACGCGACACCGGCATGAAACCGAAGCGTCGAGGGGCGTCGTCCCAGGGCGTTCTCTTGCGCCGGTACGGGCCCACGTCAACACGCGCAGCGGAGGATCCAGGGCTGCGAACTCGGGTCAACGTGATCGGCTTTTCGGATGCGGCGTCACTCATTGGAACACCTGACGGCCGTCAGTCCGGGGCCGCGCGGCGGAAACCGGAATCCACCCGCGATACGCCGCCGAAGCAGGGCATCGAGACCGGTCGTGGGTTGCACGCCTCCGGTGCGCCCCTTCGGGTCCGGGTTCGCTTGTCGGCGCCCCGGAATGACGGCGATGAGGGGAAGGAGAGCATCTGTCAGAGCCTGTTTGACTGCAGTGATCCCATCTCGCCCCTCATCCTGAGGTGCCGCGTGAGCGGCCTCGAAGGGTGTTCCAGATCCCGCGCGATTCCTGGAGCGCCCTTCGAGGCCTCCGCTCCGGCACCTCAGGATGAGGGTGGGGAGGGGAGTAGGACCTTCCCTCGCCTTGCCGTTGCCTGACGAAGACACGTTGGTCGGTCAAACAGGCTCTCAGAGCATCAACCGGAGTTCGGAGCCCCGGCGGAGGATCGGAACCGCACCGGCGCCGTGAAGCATGATCGGCGGCGCGGGCCTGTTCAATATAACGAATATGTATGAAGCGGGGCCGCTTGAATGTGTTCGGCCGCTTGCGTAACTTGGAATGATGCAGCGCAAACAAGTTCGGGAAGAAGTCAGGCTCGACCGTGATTCCGCTGGCGAAGGCGGAAACGAGAGCCTGTCCGTTGCGACGCGCAGTTGCTACGGTGTTCAAGTCCTGATCGCGGGCCGCAGCAAGCAGTGGCGCGACGAGATCAATGGACAGATCCGGCGGGCGGGCTACAGCGCGATCACCGTCGAATCCGCCGTCGACGCCCTGACGGTCCTCGTGCTCGGCCTGCCGGTCGATGTCCTCGTGACGGATGCGGAATTGCACGGGTCCCTCGGCTTCGGCGAGCTTGCCGCGGAGGCGCGTGCGCTGCGGCCCAATCTCGGCATCGTCGTCGCCTGCGATCCGGATATCGGCGACGGCGCCGACCTGATGCCGTCGAACGCGATCCTCGTGCCGCGTCCCGGCCATGAGGATCGCATCGTGCTGACCGTGCGCGAGGCCCTGGCCGCCCGCGCGGCCTGACGTTCCTGACCCTGAGACCGCGACGATCCGGCCCGTACCGTGCCGCCGCCTCGGCGTGGCATCCCTTTTTCGCGGAAGGGATGGGCGCCATGACGATTCGCCGCCGGGCTCGCTCTCCTCTCCCTTGGCGGCTCCCTTGGCGGCGCGCGTGCCGCAGGGGGCGGGCCGGCCGCGGCCTTCGACACCGCTCCCATCCCCACCCTCATCGTGAGGGGCCTCGAAGGGGGCTCCGGATCCCGCGCGAGATTCCCGGAGCCCCTTCGAGGCCTCCGCTGCACTCCGGCGCCTCAGGATGAGGGGCGAGATGGATCCCGCAGTCAAACAGGCACTGAGCCGTGGAAACGGAACCTCCGGCCATCGCGGCCGGTTCGGCACCAGCATGCGACGAGGCCGAAACGAGCGGGATTTTTCGAGATGACCGAGGTGACCTACCACATCGTCGAGCATGACGGCGGCTTCGCCTACAAGGTCGGCGACGTGTTCTCCGAGACCTTCCCGAGCCGCCAGGAGGCGCTGGAAGCGGCGCAGGCGGCCGCCGCCGAGCAGCAGGTGCCGGGTTCGACCGAGGGTATCCGCTATCAGGACGGGCGCGGCCAGTGGCACGACGAGACCGCGCAGGGCAGCGACCGGCCGATAGCCAAGGTCGCCGAGGATTGAGGTTCCTCATCCGTCGAGGGTGATGAGCCCGACGCTGCCGCCGGCTGCGGCCGTGTTCACCGTCAGCGTCCGCTCGGTGGCGAAGCGGGCGAGGTAATGCGGGCCGCCGGCCTTCGGGCCGGTGCCCGACAGGCCGGTGCCGCCGAAGGGCTGGCTGCCGACGACCGCACCGATCATGTTGCGGTTCACGTAGACGTTTCCGTGCGGCAGCGATGCCGCGATCCGCTCGGCGGCCTCCTCGATCCGCGAGTGGATGCCGAGCGTCAGCCCGTAGCCGCCGGCCCGGATCCCCTCCACGACCTTCGTCAGGCCGTTCGCCGGGTAGCGGGCGACGTGGAGGATCGGGCCGAACACCTCTTCCCGCAGATCGGAGACGCCGCCGATCTCGAAGATGTGCGGCGCCACGAACAGGCCGCCCGGAGACCGGCTCGCGAGATGCACGCGCGCCGAGGCCGTCATCGTCGCGACATGCGCGTCGAGCCGCGCCTTCGCGCGCGCGTCGATCACCGGGCCGAGATCGGTGGCGAGGTCGCGCGGATCGCCGACCGTCAATTCCCGTGCGGCGCCGGCCACCATCGCGATCATCCGGTCGGCCACATCCTCCTGCACCAGCAGCAGGCGCAGGGCCGAGCAGCGCTGGCCGGCCGAACGGAAGGCGGAGGTGACGACGTCGTCGGCCACCTGCTCCGGCAGGGCCGTGGCATCGACGATCATCGCGTTGATGCCGCCGGTCTCGGCGATCAGCGGCAGGATCGCGCCTGTGCGATCAGCGAGGGTCCGGTTGATCGCCCTCGCCGTCGCCGTGGAGCCGGTGAAGACGACGCCCCCGAGGGCCGGATGGGCGATCAGGGCGGCGCCGGTCTCCGGGCCGCCGGGGACGAGATGCAGGGCACCGGCCGGCACGCCGGACCGATGCAGCAGGCGCACGGCGAGATCGGCCACGAGCGGCGTCTGCGGCGCCGGCTTGGCGACGACCGCATTGCCCGCCATCAGCGCCGCGGCGACTTGGCCCGTGAAGATCGCGAGCGGAAAATTCCAGGGCGAAATCGCGACGAACACGCCGCGGCCGGTGAGGCGCAGGGTGTTCGCCTCGCCGGCCGGCCCCGGAAGCATCTGCGGTTCCGAGAACAGGCCGCGTCCCTGCGCCGCGTAGTAGCGCAGGAAGTCGACGGCCTCGCGCCACTCCGCGACGGCATCGTCCAGGGTCTTGCCGGCCTCGGCCTGCAGCAGGTGCAGAAGACGGCCGCGCTCGCGCAGGAACGCGTCGGCCGCCCGCTCCAGGCAGGCGGCGCGCTCTGAAGCGGGCGTCGCGGCCCAGGCCGGGAAGCCGCGCGAAGCGGCCTCCATGGCGCGCGCGGCCGTGCCGTCATCCGCCTCCGCGACGCTGCCGAGCGGTCCGCCGTCGATCGGGCTCAGAACCGGCCGCACGCGACCGGCTTGAGCGGCGCCCTCGATGAGCGGTGTGGCCTCGGCAGACCCGGCGGCGGCACCGATCTCGTCGGTGAGTCGCCGGAGCGCCGCGCGATCGCCGAAGGCGAGACCCGGCGCGTTGCGGCGCTCCTGCCCGAACAGGTCGCGCGGCATGGGAATCCTGGGATGACGGGCGAGCGCGGGCGTCTCGATCAGCGCCTGCGGACGGGCGAGCAGATGCGGGACCGGCACGGCGGGGTCGGCGGCGCGGGCGACGAAGGAGGCGTTCGCCCCGTTCTCCAGCAGGCGGCGCACGAGATAGGCGAGCAGTTCGCGATGGCCGCCGACCGGTGCGTAGACCCGCTGACCGAGTGCGGGAAAGCGTTCGGCGAGCCGCTGGTAGAGCGCCTCGCCCATGCCGTGCAGGCGCTGGAACTCGAAGCCGGGCTCCTCCGCCGCGGGACGGTCGAGCAGGCCGGCGAGGCCGAGCACGCCCGCCACCGTGAGAGCGTTGTGCGTGGCGAATTGCGGGTAGAGGCGCGGGCGGTGGGACAGCAGCCGCCGGGCGGCGGACAGGTAGTTCAGGTCCGTCACCGCCTTGCGGGTGAAGACGGGATAGTCGCTCAAGCCCTGGATCTGGGCGAGCTTCACCTCGGTGTCCCAGTAGGCGCCCTTGACGAGCCGCACCATCAGCCGCCGGCCGTGTTGCTCGGCGAGGGCGGCGACGTGATCGATCAGCGGCAGGCAGCGCTTCGAATAGGCCTGGATCGCGAGGCCGAACCCGTCCCAGCCGGCGAGCGCCGGATCGGCCAGCACCGCCGCGAACACGTCGAGGGAGAGTTCGAGCCGCTCGGCTTCTTCCGCGTCCAGGGTGACGTTGAGGTCGTGGGCACGGGCGTCGCGGGCGAGGTCGAGGACCACCGGCACCAGTTCGGCCATCACCCGTTCGGCCTGCGTCGGTGCGTAGCGCGGGTGGAGCGCCGAGAGCTTGATCGAGATGCCGGGCCGGGCGGGCAGGGGGGCGTTGCCGGCCTCCCGGCCGATCCGCGCGATGGCGCGGGCGTAGGCCCGGCGGTAGCTCTCGGCGTCGGCGGCCGTGCGGGCCCCCTCCCCCAGCATGTCGAAGGAGTAGCGCGAGTGCCGGGCGGCCCCCGAACCGGCGCGCTTGAGCGCCGCGCCGATATCCTCGGCGAGCACGAACTGCCCGCCCATCACCCGCATCGCCCGGTGCGCCGCCGTCCGCACCGCGGGACGGCCGAGGCGGCGCACCATGCTCCCGAGCGTCGCCTCCGGCGTGTCCTCCGGACCGACGATGCGGGCACCGAGGCCGAGCGCCCAGGACGCGGCGTGGGCGAGCCCGTTCTCCGAGCGCACGACGTGGCCCGCGAAGTCGCCCTCGCGCAGCTTGTCGGCGATCAGCCGATCGGCGGTCGCGGCATCGGGCACCCGCAGCAGCGCTTCGGCGAGGCTCATCAGCGCCAGCCCCTCGCGGGTGGTCAGCGCGTATTCGCGCAGCAGGGCCTCGACGGCGCCGTGGCCGGCATCCGCGCGGATCGCGTCGATCAGGTCGGTGGCGAGCGCATCGACGGCCGCCTCCGCCGCCGCCGGGAGGGGCGCCTCTCGCAGCAGCATCTCGCCGAGAGCCGCGTCGTCCGGAGCGTAGGGAGCCTGGAAGGATGGGACAGACATGGGGAGAGTCACCTCGGAGACGAGCGCGATCATCGCGGCACACGATGCCTCTGTCTGCCGTCGAGCGGCCTTCCTCCCTCACAAAAGCGACGACGCGTCATCGCAGCGGCGACGCCGGCTGCGCAACGCGGACGGCTGCAAGCCCTCGATGGGCGGATCGGTTTCAAACTCCTCGTCCGCTTCGGCTTCGAAAGCCTCCAGGGCCTGTTTGATTGTGGAACTCCCATCCTCCCCCCCCTCATCGTGGGGTGCCGCGAAGCGGCCTCGAAGGGGGCTCCAGGTCCCGCGCGATCCCTGGAGGATCCTTCGAGGGCGACGCTGCGCGCCGCCACCTCAGGATGAGGGGGGAGGATGGGACCGGGCGGTCGTGGCTCCTCGCGAGTGACCGCTCATGTTCCGTCTATCGGTCAAACAGGTGCTCAGGGCCGCGTGCCGGGCGGGGCGATGTCGAGGGGTTGGGTTTCCGGCGGTGAAGCGGGCTCGGCCTCCAGGCGCGCGCGCCGCGCCGCCTCTTCCGCCTCGCGCTTGCGAGCCGTCGCCTCGGCGGCCTGCTGCGCCTTGATCCGGGCCTGGCGTGCCGCCTCCTCGGCAGCGGCGCGGGCGCGATCCATCTCGATCCGGGCGCGGCGGCGCTGACGCTCGCTCTGGTCGGCGTCGAACAGCTCGATCTTCTCGAGTTCGCGCTGGAGCACCAGGGCGGCGAGGCCGGTGGTGAGCGGTGCGGTATCGAGACGGCGCTCGGGCCCGGTGAGCGGGCCGGTAAAGCCGAGCTGGACCGATGGCGCCGCGCCGGACCAACCCTTCGGCACCGCCGCAGCGGTCAGGGCACCGCGGGCGTCGAGGCTCTGGCCGGGCAGATCGACCTGCAGCGTGCCGTTCCAGCGCGCGGACCCGAGATCGATCGCGAGCGGGCCGGTGCGCAGCGTGCCGCCCGACAGGGTGAAGCCCGCGGAGACCGGCCCCCGGGCCCGCAGCGGCCCTGCGGACAATTCTTCCGAGACGAGGACCTGAAGCCGGCCCTCGCGCAAGGGATCGTCCTCGGCGAGAGCCTTGCCGAGCGCCCGGTCGAGCGCACCGGCATCGGCGGAGGGCAACGTCAGGTCGGCCAGCCGGATCTCGCCGCTTCCCGAAAGGTCGCCGGCCAGAGCGGCGGCGCTCGCCCCCGTCGCACCGAAGCGCAGAGCGCCCGAGAGCCGGCCCGTGACCGGTCCGGAGCCGATCAGGCCGGCGAGATCGACGCCGTCGAGCCTGCCCTCACCCGAGGCCGAGGCCCCGCCGCCCGAGCGGGCCAGGGTGACGCTGCCGTCGATCCGCCCCTTGCCCAGACCGGCGGAGAGATCGCGCAGGCTCAGGGCATCGCCCTCCCGCACCAGCGTCAGCCCCGCGGCTTCGGCGGTGAGACCGCGGCCGAGGTCGAGTTGCCCGACCTTGAGGTTCAGCGTGGCGCGCGGCTGGACCGGGGCAGGCGTGAAGCGTCCGCCGGCATCGGCCGGCAGCACCGTGGCCGCGGCGAGCGCGGGCAGCGAGAGGCGGCCGAGCGTCGCGGCGCCGGTGAGCGTGCCGTCCGGCGCGCGGTCGAGGGCGGCGGACAGATCCGTGCCGGCCGCCTGACCGCGCAGGTCGGCATGCGCGTTCGCGCCCCGCCGCGACAGCGCCAGCGCGAGCGAGGCCGGCATCGGACCGGCGGCCGTCCCGGCGCCGCCGGCGAGGGTCAGGAACGGCGCGAGATCGGGTGTCTCCAACCGGATTTCGCCGCCGGAGGCCGGCGCATCGAGGGCGTCGAGCAGGATCGGACGGGGCGTCGAGAGGGTGAGGCCCGCGAGATGGCCCTCGACGCCGAGGGCCAGCGGCGGGGTGCTCCCCGAGCCGATCCCGGCCGGCCGCGTACCGGTCAGCGTCAGGCGTCCGGGCCGGCGCAGATCGGCGATGTCGTCGCGGCCGAACCAGCGGCCGGTCCTCTGCGTCGCCAGCGTCGCGTCGAGGCGGTCGATCCGGCCCGAGCGCGTCAGCAGGGCGAGATCGAGGTCGCCCTCGCCAGCCCGGCCCTTGGCGCGCGCGCGCAGCGCATCCGCCTCGCCCGATTCCCGCTCCAACGTCAGGTCGAGGGCCAGTCCGCTCTCGCGAAAGCTCCGCGGCACCAGGCGAGCCTCGGGCAGGAAACCGCGTTCCAGCAGGGCGAGCAGCGGCGCGGCCTTGTCCGCCGTCACGCGGCCCTCGATCCGGCCCGAACCGTCCGGCGCGATCCGTCCGGCGAGCTGCGCGCTCGCTCCGGCGAGATCGGTGATGTCGAGGGTGTCGACCACGAGGCTCGCGCCGTCCGATTGCAGGCTGACCGCGATGGTGCCGTTGCCGGAATGCGCGCCCGACGGCCCGTAGCGCACGTCGCGCGCCTTCAGGGTCAGGCCGAGATCGTGCCGGCTGAGACCGTTCATGAGTTCGCCGATCGGCGGCAACGCGGCGACGTCGATGCCGCTCGCGGCGAGCTGCGCATCGAGCCGGCCGCGCCCGCCCGCATCGGCCCGGGCATAGCGGGCGTTGCCGGTGACGCGTGCCTCGCCCAGGGTGAGCCGCAGGTTGCGCAGCGACAGGTCGGTGCTCGCCGCCGAAAGGTCGGTGCCGAGTTCGAAGGCGCGCCCGTCGAGGATCGCCGCGAGGGTTTCCTCCGCCCCGATCCGGCCGAGATAGCGCCCGAGTCCCTCCGAATTGCGCGCGGCGACGTCGAGATGCCCGGAGAAGCGCGGAGAAGCGGACAGCTCGGCCTCCCCGGTCGCCGACACGCTCGCGGCGCCCGGCGCCGTCCCCTCGAAGCGCCGCAGCACGAGACCGCCGCCGCGGTCGAAGGTGCCGCGCAAGGTCACGTCGGCCCAGTCGTCGAGGCCGAGCGCCACGCTCTCGGCGGCGAGGTCGAGGTCGAGCAGCATCGGCGGCGTCAGGGCGCCCGAGGCGAGCCCTTGCGTCAGCAGGGCCCGCCCGCCGGAGGAGAGCAGCAGCCCGTCGAGATCGAGGCGGCGGGTGCGCAGGTTCAGGCCGAGCCGGCCCGCGCGCAGGTCGAGGCGGCCGCTGCCCGAGAGCCGCGCCGCCTTGCCGCCGGGATCGAGTTCGAGCTCGACCGTCCTGGCGTCGATGACGGGCCCGCGCGCGTCGAACTTGCCGGCCATGGTCAGCGGCAGGACGGCGCCGGCCGGCTGGACCGGCGGGCCGACCGTCAGCCTGGCCGAGCCCTCCGCCTCCGGCACGAGGCCGCGCCGCGAGGCTTTGTCCGAGAGAGACTCCGCCGGCTTGAGGGCAATGCGGGCGTCCACCTCCAGCTTCGGCACGGTGTCGCCGCCGCCCGTGAGCTTCATCGAGAAGCCGCCGTCGCCCGCCGCCGCGCTGGTCGCGAGGTGGAAGGGACTGCCCTTCACCGTTCCCTCGACCAGCCACGGGCCGGCGAGCGCGGGCGCCCGCAGACGGAGATTTTCCGCCGTCAGTTGCTCCTGGGGTGGTTGCTCCTGGGGTGGTTCCCCCGCGCGCCTCGTGGCGATCGAGAGCCGGCGGATGCGCAGGTCGTCGATCACGATGTCGCGGCGAACGGATCGCGGGTCGGCCGGCAGCAGCAGCGCGTCCTCGGAGACCGGCACGGTCAGCGCCGCGCGCCCGACCGAGGTCTGGACGAAGCGCATCTCGCCCTTGAGCAGCGGGGCCAGCGCGATCTCCGCATCGACGCCCTGCGCGTCGAGGTTCGGCCCGTCCTCCGTGCCGAGCCGGAGGCGGGCGAGGCGCAGGTGCGGCGAGGGGAGCAACCGCAGGTCGACGGCGCCCTCGCTGCGGGCGCCGGCACCGAGGGATTCGGCGAGCGTGCGGTCGATCAGCGCGCGGTGGGCCGACCAGTCGATGAAGGGCGGCACGGCCAGAGCCGCCACGAGGAGCAGGACGACGGCGCCCGCGAGCGCGGTCAGGATATCACGCACCGTTATCGCTTCCGCCTGGCCTGCGGGCCGCAGGACTTCCTTCGCGTTCGCCGCCCCTCTCCACGGCTCGAAGGCGGAAAGGAGTCTCGAACGACGCGTTCAGGCGGCCATAGCACGGGCAAGCCTCGACCCGCATCCCGAGCTCGAGCCGCGCTCAGCGTCGGGGCGCGTAAGCCGGTCCCGAAGGCGGCGGCACGTTGAGCGGCGCGCGCTGGATCTGATTCCGGACCGCGCTGTTCTCCAGGGTCTGCCGCTGCTCGAAGTTGCGGTTCTGGTTCCGGTACTCGAAGGTCTCGTTCTGCCGGCTCGTCGCCCCGCGGTTGCCGGGGCTCTGCGCCAGGGCCGGCGCCAGGCCGGCCAGCACGATCACGAGGGCGAGAGACGGGGCGCGCATGGCCTCGTATCCTTCATCCGTCTGCGTTTCAGGTCTCCCCCGAGTGACGCGTGAGGGGGACCGCCGGTTCCGGATCGGGTCTCGACGCCGTTCGCCTTTTGGTCCAGGGATGCGTCATGATGAACGAGCCCCGGAAACAGCCGGACGCCGCCCGGCCGCACCCGTCCGACGACGGCGCCCCCGCGCAAGCCTCCATCGCCGCCCGCGCCATGGCCGCCCTGCGCCCCGAGGGCGCCTCCTACCTCGCGGGCCTCAACCCGGAGCAGCGCCGCGCCGTGGAGGCGACGGAGGGGCCGGTGCTCGTGCTCGCGGGCGCCGGCACCGGCAAGACGCGGGTGCTGACGACGCGGATCGCCCACCTGATCGCGACCGGCAAGGCGCGGCCCTACGACATCCTCTCGGTGACCTTCACCAACAAGGCCGCCCGGGAGATGAAGCACCGCATCGGCGGGCTGATCGGCCCGGCGGGCGAAGGCATGCCCTGGCTCGGCACCTTCCACGCCATCGGCACCAAGATCCTGCGCCGCCACGCCGAACTCATCGGGCTGAAATCCGACTTCACCATTCTGGGCAGCGACGACCAGCTCCGCCTGATGAAGCAGGTCATCGCCGACCGGAACATCGACGAGAAGCGCTGGCCCGCCCGTTCGCTCGCCCACGCCATCGACGGCTGGAAGAACCGCGGCCTGGCGCCGGAGCAGGTGCCGCCGGGCGAAGCGCAGGCCTTCGCCTTCGGCAAGGGCGGCCAGCTCTACGCCGCCTACCAGGCCCGGCTCGCGACCCTCAACGCGGTCGATTTCGGCGATCTCCTGCTGCTCTGCCTCAAGCTGTGGCG is from Methylorubrum populi and encodes:
- the putA gene encoding bifunctional proline dehydrogenase/L-glutamate gamma-semialdehyde dehydrogenase PutA, with the protein product MSVPSFQAPYAPDDAALGEMLLREAPLPAAAEAAVDALATDLIDAIRADAGHGAVEALLREYALTTREGLALMSLAEALLRVPDAATADRLIADKLREGDFAGHVVRSENGLAHAASWALGLGARIVGPEDTPEATLGSMVRRLGRPAVRTAAHRAMRVMGGQFVLAEDIGAALKRAGSGAARHSRYSFDMLGEGARTAADAESYRRAYARAIARIGREAGNAPLPARPGISIKLSALHPRYAPTQAERVMAELVPVVLDLARDARAHDLNVTLDAEEAERLELSLDVFAAVLADPALAGWDGFGLAIQAYSKRCLPLIDHVAALAEQHGRRLMVRLVKGAYWDTEVKLAQIQGLSDYPVFTRKAVTDLNYLSAARRLLSHRPRLYPQFATHNALTVAGVLGLAGLLDRPAAEEPGFEFQRLHGMGEALYQRLAERFPALGQRVYAPVGGHRELLAYLVRRLLENGANASFVARAADPAVPVPHLLARPQALIETPALARHPRIPMPRDLFGQERRNAPGLAFGDRAALRRLTDEIGAAAGSAEATPLIEGAAQAGRVRPVLSPIDGGPLGSVAEADDGTAARAMEAASRGFPAWAATPASERAACLERAADAFLRERGRLLHLLQAEAGKTLDDAVAEWREAVDFLRYYAAQGRGLFSEPQMLPGPAGEANTLRLTGRGVFVAISPWNFPLAIFTGQVAAALMAGNAVVAKPAPQTPLVADLAVRLLHRSGVPAGALHLVPGGPETGAALIAHPALGGVVFTGSTATARAINRTLADRTGAILPLIAETGGINAMIVDATALPEQVADDVVTSAFRSAGQRCSALRLLLVQEDVADRMIAMVAGAARELTVGDPRDLATDLGPVIDARAKARLDAHVATMTASARVHLASRSPGGLFVAPHIFEIGGVSDLREEVFGPILHVARYPANGLTKVVEGIRAGGYGLTLGIHSRIEEAAERIAASLPHGNVYVNRNMIGAVVGSQPFGGTGLSGTGPKAGGPHYLARFATERTLTVNTAAAGGSVGLITLDG
- a CDS encoding histidine kinase, whose translation is MMQRKQVREEVRLDRDSAGEGGNESLSVATRSCYGVQVLIAGRSKQWRDEINGQIRRAGYSAITVESAVDALTVLVLGLPVDVLVTDAELHGSLGFGELAAEARALRPNLGIVVACDPDIGDGADLMPSNAILVPRPGHEDRIVLTVREALAARAA
- the argJ gene encoding bifunctional glutamate N-acetyltransferase/amino-acid acetyltransferase ArgJ; the protein is MSSTEISPLAPTTTPALPDIPGVRLATAQAGIRYRNRTDVLYVALAEGTTVAGVFTRSRCPSAPVDWCRDALQAGKGARALVVNSGNANAFTGLKGREAVALTAEIAGRAAACAPQAVMIASTGVIGEPLDARKFEGVLADCAARAEGGAEAWAQAARAIMTTDTFPKLATRRVEIGGVPVTINGIAKGAGMIAPDMATMLSFAFTDAALPQDVLQELLSAGTRTSFNCVTVDGDTSTSDTLLLFATGAAGHAPVTRADDPSLAGFRAALDDLLVELAQLVARDGEGATKLVTVEVEGAESDPSAHRIALSIANSPLVKTAVAGEDANWGRVVMAVGKAGEPADRDRLAIWFGDVRVAVRGARDPDYSEAAASAVMRRPEITVRVELGLGQGRARVWTCDLTKAYVAINGDYRS
- a CDS encoding DUF2188 domain-containing protein translates to MTEVTYHIVEHDGGFAYKVGDVFSETFPSRQEALEAAQAAAAEQQVPGSTEGIRYQDGRGQWHDETAQGSDRPIAKVAED
- a CDS encoding (deoxy)nucleoside triphosphate pyrophosphohydrolase; the protein is MSAMPLKLVLVVAAALVDADGRVLMARRPEGKTLAGLWEFPGGKVEPGERPEETLIRELAEELGIAVEEPCLAPLTFASHAYPDFHLLMPLYICRRWEGFPQPREAQALRWMRPGTLRDLPMPPADLPLIPFLIDLLGP
- a CDS encoding SIMPL domain-containing protein (The SIMPL domain is named for its presence in mouse protein SIMPL (signalling molecule that associates with mouse pelle-like kinase). Bacterial member BP26, from Brucella, was shown to assemble into a channel-like structure, while YggE from E. coli has been associated with resistance to oxidative stress.), encoding MKPSLLAAPLLVLTIASAPAAADDEAGRIRVIGRASQEIAPDFASVDIGVESRGATPAAALDAASQTATGIIAAAREMGVAEADIGTSSITLQPRTRTIRQSDGTTGERDDGYTAGNRVRVHLAEMGKLGELMRRALDSGANRIQGIGFGLRDPAAAEVAVQVAAVKDARAQAERIAEASGVKLGSVLSIDAPPRAEAPRPMPYGLAMAKAAAPRGRTAVPVEAGAIETSAEVEAVFAIGR